The genomic region GCTTTGCAACATAGCGTCCGAAGCGAAAACAACTATACCTATACGGTCGCTTAAGCGGTTGGCTATAAAGTTGGCCGCGGCTACTTTGGCCGCCGTTATTCTGTTAGGGTCAAAATCCTGCGCAGCCATACTGCCTGAAGTGTCTATAGCTAAAATAATATCCACGCCTTCGGTAGGAGGTAAAACTGTTTTTTGCGCGTCCCTCGGTTTGGCAAGAGCCAAAACGGCAAATATAAGACCAAGCGTTATTAATGTAAAACAAAAATATTTTGCCGTTAAAGCGGGTATTGAAGTTTCCGGCTTATAAGCCAAATTATAGTTTAACCCCGGCGCATATAGTTTTTGCAAAAAAGGATACGCCAGCCAAAACAGCAGTATCGGCAAAATCAAAAATAACAAATAAGGACTAGCGAAAACAGTACCTTTAAAAAATTTAAAAATAACAATATTTAAAAGCATTAAAAGCACTGTCACTACAAAAAGTAAAAAAGAAAATTTATATAAAGAGTCCTTTGCCTTACCCTGTTTGGCAACAATCATAGCCAGCAGGTTAAGGATTAAAAGAACCATAAATACTATAAGTATTTTTAAAAATATGCTCATTTGCCCTCCTTGGCGGGAGCGGGCGTTGTTTTATCTATAATACGGTTAAGGATAGAAATGTCAGTTTCCCTGTTTTTCACGGAGGGCGCCAATTTCGCGAATTTAACAAGGTCCGCCCCGTTAAGAAAAGCCCTGGCATCGTCAAGAATATCAGCCGCCTTGGATGCTTTTATATTACGCAAAAGTTCAAAAGTGGTTTGCACGTCAGCGTTAATAGAAAACCGTTTTGATAAATAAAACCTTAAAATTTCGGTCAGTTCTATATAAAATTCTTTATATTCCCCCGCTTCCCATAGTCCGCTTGCAAGAAGTTCGGAAATACGGGCTTTAACTTTAACTTCAAGCGGGCGGTTATCAATAACTTTAGATTTTTGCGGTGCGGAAACGGGTTTTCTGTTTTTCAGCTTTCTAAATAGAATTATTAAAAAAGCCGTAAGCAAAGCAAAAATTAAAACTTTTAACAAAAACCAAATATCGAAAGGCCGGTATGGCCCTCTTATATCAACAATATCTTTTTTTATAATGCCCGTTTCGGCCTTATCAATTTTAAGTTTAACGGGCTCGCTCTTGGCTGTCTGCCCGCCCTCAATGTTCCACATAACAGGCGCGAATTCAGTCTCCCCCAAAACAAAGGGCATAACGGTTAAAGTATATTCAACCCCATCGCCGACCTGCATAACGGCAGTATTAATAACCTCATAATCTTTGGCGTTAACACTTTCGAGGTCAAAGAATATGGCATGCGCGTTAACATCAGCAATATTAAAAGTTATATGAAAAGGTTTTGCCAGCGAAGCTTTAGGAACAGAACCCACAAGCGCGGCTTTTTTAGGCGCAATAATCCTCTCCTCTTGCGTGTATGAATTAAGAGAAATTAAAAGTAAACAAAATAATAAAAGTAATTTAAAAAATTTCATCTTTTTATCTTTTCAGCCCGTTTTTTAAAAAATTTAACCACCTCGTCCGCTGCGCTGCCCGTGGTAAATGTTTTAATATAATCCGCGCCCAAAGAGTGAAAAAACTTTTCACGCTTGGTTATATCGCCGTATTTGGGAGCATCTTTTAAATTAAAAACAGCGCTTTCGCCGCTTTCCGGATCAACGGCGTTAATATAAAGCGGCAGTTTTGGCACGCTTGATTCAAGCGGGTCACGCACTAAAACGGGTATAAGGTCAAACTTTTTTTGCGAAAGCCTAAACGCTTTTTCAAATCCTTCGTCCATAAAGTCTGAAATTAAAACCAAAATACCCTGCCTTTTTATAACTTTGTTTAAAGTGTTTAAAGCAAGCGAAATATCCGTTTTTTTATTTTTAGGTTCAAAAACAAGCAGCTCGCGCACAAGACGCAAAATATGTTTTTTGCCTTTTTTAGGAGGGATAAAAAGCTCCACCATGTCGGAAAAAAGCATAAGACCTACTTTATCATTGTTGGTAAGCGCCGAAAAAGCAAATAAAGCCGCCAGTTCGGCCGCGACTTCTCTTTTAAGTTTTTGTGTGCTGCCAAACGCGCCCGAGGCAGACACGTCGCACGCTATCATTAAAGTAAGTTCGCGTTCTTCTAAAAATTGTTTTATATAAGTTTTACCGCTGCGGGCGGACACGTTCCAATCTATCGAACGCACGTCATCACCCGCGACATACTCCCTAACCTCGGCAAACTCTATGCCCTGGCCTTTAAATACACTAAGATACTGCCCGGCAAAATTATCCGCTACCAGGCGGCCGGTCCGTATTTCAATTTGGCGTACTTTTTTTAGAAGTTCGGAAGTGTCCATACAAAGCCCTCAGTTAAGGTACTTCTACGGCTTCGAAAATCTGTTTTATAATATTATCGGAATCTATATTTTCGGCTTCTGCTTCGTAAGAAAGCAGTATGCGGTGGCGCAATACATCCGGACCTACGGCCTTAATATCTTCGGGTATAACATAACCCCTGCCGTTAAGAAAGGCGTAGGCTTTTGCCGCTTTGGCAAGAAATATTGTTGCCCTTGGGCTTGCGCCGTAACTGATTAAAGATGATAATGAAGAAAGGTTGTAATCTTTAGGAAAGCGGGAGGCGAACACAAGGTCAACAATATAGTTTTTAATTTTTTCGTCTATATAAATACTGTCGGCCACGGCGCGCGCTTTGAGCATGGATTCTAAAGTAGCTGTTTGCGTTACCTTAGGCGTTTGAGCCTGGCCCATACGTTCTAAAATTTGTTTTTCTTCCGGTTTAGAAGGATAACCTATTTTTATTTTAAGCATAAACCTGTCCACCTGCGCTTCGGGCAGCGGGTAAGTGCCTTCCTGTTCCACTGGGTTTTGTGTGGCAAGCACCATAAAAGGCGTGGGCAGCAAATAAGTTTTATCGCCGATAGTTACCTGGCGCTCCTGCATTGCTTCAAGCAATGCGCTTTGTACTTTGGCGGGAGAACGGTTTATTTCGTCAGCTAAAACAAGGTGGGCAAAAACAGGCCCCTGCTTTGGCGTAAAAGTGCCTTCTTTAGGGTTAAAAATAAGAGTGCCGGTAATATCGGCGGGAAGCAAATCCGGCGTAAATTGTATTCTTGAAAACGCGGCACGCATGCTTTGGGCAAGCGTTTTTACGGTTAAGGTTTTAGCAAGACCGGGCACGCCTTCTATAAGAACATGTCCGTCCGCTATAAGGGCTATAAGCATTTTATCAATAAGCTCTTCCTGCCCTACGATTACTTTGCCTATTTCTCTTTTAAGGTCGTGAATAAAAATGTTTTCCTGCTGGACAGTTTTGCTTATAGTATTAATATCCATAATACCCCCGTAAATCAGGCCGTTTTTTTAAACAACCCTATGTATACATATAATATTATATTTTTTTAAAGAATATAGACAATATGCGCGGTAAATATAAAAAGCCTGTTTTAAATTTTTAACCGTTAAAATAACGGGTATTTTAAAACAGGCTTAGAAAAATATTTTTTACTATCCGATAATAAGTTTTTTAGCAAACCCGGTAACCGTATCCACAATTTCGCTGCTCATAGGAACGCCGAACTCAAGTTGTTTGGCCTGAACCCCTATAAAAACAAATTCGGGGGCAAAGTTCATCTGCTCCTGTAGATACGCCGTAAAAACGTTTATCGGCATTGTATGCGTTGAGGCGGACGCGTTTGCTATAGTGTCCATATCAATTTGTTTTAATGTACCGGGCGTTTCCGAAAAGTTTGCCGCGTCAATAATAACAATAAGTTTTGGCTCTAACTCTATTATTTTATTGGCAAAATTTTCAAGCACCGTACCGCAGTCGATATAATTAAAATCGTGCTTGTCCTTGTTATCCTCAAGGGTTTTTATAAAATAAGGC from Elusimicrobium minutum Pei191 harbors:
- the hycI gene encoding hydrogenase maturation peptidase HycI; protein product: MTDPLSRIRDYEQSDVLFLGIGNEVLGDDAAGPYFIKTLEDNKDKHDFNYIDCGTVLENFANKIIELEPKLIVIIDAANFSETPGTLKQIDMDTIANASASTHTMPINVFTAYLQEQMNFAPEFVFIGVQAKQLEFGVPMSSEIVDTVTGFAKKLIIG
- a CDS encoding AAA family ATPase, which produces MDINTISKTVQQENIFIHDLKREIGKVIVGQEELIDKMLIALIADGHVLIEGVPGLAKTLTVKTLAQSMRAAFSRIQFTPDLLPADITGTLIFNPKEGTFTPKQGPVFAHLVLADEINRSPAKVQSALLEAMQERQVTIGDKTYLLPTPFMVLATQNPVEQEGTYPLPEAQVDRFMLKIKIGYPSKPEEKQILERMGQAQTPKVTQTATLESMLKARAVADSIYIDEKIKNYIVDLVFASRFPKDYNLSSLSSLISYGASPRATIFLAKAAKAYAFLNGRGYVIPEDIKAVGPDVLRHRILLSYEAEAENIDSDNIIKQIFEAVEVP
- a CDS encoding DUF58 domain-containing protein; this translates as MDTSELLKKVRQIEIRTGRLVADNFAGQYLSVFKGQGIEFAEVREYVAGDDVRSIDWNVSARSGKTYIKQFLEERELTLMIACDVSASGAFGSTQKLKREVAAELAALFAFSALTNNDKVGLMLFSDMVELFIPPKKGKKHILRLVRELLVFEPKNKKTDISLALNTLNKVIKRQGILVLISDFMDEGFEKAFRLSQKKFDLIPVLVRDPLESSVPKLPLYINAVDPESGESAVFNLKDAPKYGDITKREKFFHSLGADYIKTFTTGSAADEVVKFFKKRAEKIKR
- a CDS encoding VWA domain-containing protein, which encodes MSIFLKILIVFMVLLILNLLAMIVAKQGKAKDSLYKFSFLLFVVTVLLMLLNIVIFKFFKGTVFASPYLLFLILPILLFWLAYPFLQKLYAPGLNYNLAYKPETSIPALTAKYFCFTLITLGLIFAVLALAKPRDAQKTVLPPTEGVDIILAIDTSGSMAAQDFDPNRITAAKVAAANFIANRLSDRIGIVVFASDAMLQSPLTLDYESLLDFLADVRIGMVRTDGTAIGDAIAVSSVHLERSPARSKVIILLTDGESNSGVISPLDAAKTAALYGIKVYTIATISKNSRDSLDFKPDDLEQIAKLTGGKYYRAYNEAELTKIYAEIDSLEKTEFKNSVLVNYRERYLPFLALSLILISCGFIFSKIIFMRVP